The genomic DNA ACCTCGCGCATCTGATCAAGCGTGTCTGCGGTTACGATCACACCAAGCGGGCCGAACACCTCTTCTGCCAGTTCTGCGTTCGCCAACCAGTCTTTTGCGGTCGTGGCGTAGAGATAAGGCATTGCGTTGCGGTTGTCGCAGCTGTTTGCCAGCAACTCTTGCACACCTGTGACGCTTGCGACGCGGTTCTGACCATCACGATATGCCGCCGCGATACCGTCGGTCAGCATGGTTTGCGCATCAATCTGCGACAGCGCCTCGGTTGCGTCTTTGGCGAAACTGTCGGCGTGTTTTCCCGCCAGCACGACGGCGATACCGGGATTGGTACAGAACTGTCCCGCGCCCATGGTCAGCGATCCGGCCCAGCCTTTGGCAATCGCATCACCACGATTGGCCAGCGCGCCAGAGAAGATGAACATCGGGTTCACGGACCCCAATTCGCCAAAGAACGGGATCGGTTCAGCGCGCGCGGCACATAGATCGAACAACGCACGACCACCAGCGAGTGAGCCGGTGAAACCGACGGCCTTGATCAATGGATGCTGAACCAGCGCGGATCCGACCTGACGGTTACCACCCTGGATCAGGCTGAATACGCCGGGATGGACCCCGCATTTCTGGATCGCGGCGTGGATCGCCTCGGCCACAATCTCGCTGGTGCCGGGATGAGCGCTGTGGCCCTTGACCACGACAGGGCACCCGGCGGCCAGCGCGGCAGCCGTGTCACCACCGGCGGTGGAAAATGCCAAGGGAAAATTCGAAGCACCAAAGACGGCCACAGGACCAATCGGGCGCTGGATCATCCGCAGGTCGGACCGGGGCAGGGGTTGTCGGTCTGGCAGCGCTTCATCGTGACGCCGGTCAAGATAGCCGCCTTGCAGGATATGGCTGGCAAACAGGCGTAGCTGACCAGTGGTTCGACCGCGCTCCCCGTTCAGGCGCATCTCTGGCAGGCCAGATTCCTGTGTGCCGATCTCGGTGATTGCATCGGCCCGCGCTTCGATTTCATCGGCGATCGCGTTCAGGAACGCTGCACGCTCTTCGCGAGTGGAGTAGGCATAGCTCCAGAATGCATCTTCTGCGGCTTCGGCGGCGGCATCGACATCGCCGACACGACCAACGGCAAAGGAATGGGCCGATCCGGATGCAGGTTCTGACGAGAACCGGGCATCACCATCCACCCAATTGCCTGCGATCAAATGTTTTCCGTGGGGTGCGAAGGTCATCAAACTCTCTTTTCTGCCTGCTAGGCTGCCGATTCCAATTTGTGGATATTGTATCCAAAAATACAGAAGGTGCAAACACCCAAAGGTCGTAGAACCGGGATGTCACAGATTGTCGTCAGCCCGCTTGGCCGCCATCAACTCCAGCAGATTTTTCTTGGTCCGTGAAATGTGGCGCGTCAAGAGGGCGCAGCCTTGTTCGGTGTTGCCCTCACGCGCCAATTCCAACAGTTCCCGATGTTCTTGTCGGGCGGGATCTCGTTGCTTCATCACGCTCAGGTGCATGCGAACGTAGCGATCAGATTGTAGGTTGATCCGTTGCAGCACATCATTGGTCAGCCCGCGGTTCGCCGCGGCATATAGGGCAGAGTGGTAATCATAGTTCAACGCGCCCCACTTGCCGACATCATCCGCATCGTAGGAGAGCTCCATCGCCTCGAGAATTCTCTCGCAGCGCTCAACATGTGGTGCCGTCATCGCAGGGATAGCCCTGCGAAACAGGTCCACTTCGATCAGGATGCGCAGGTCGAAGATCTCGCCGATCTCGTCCAGCGAATGTTTTGTTACCGTCGCGCCCTGATTGTTGGTCAGTTGCACCAAACCTTCGGCATCAAGACGTTTCAGGGCTTCGCGGACAGGCATTCGAGAGACGTCATACTCTTCTGCCAGCGCTTCCTGACGGATGGTGACGCCTTCTGAAAGGTCGCCGTTCAAAATTCGCTCTCGGATGTCACTTGTGATGACATCGGGAAGGCTCTGTCGGGTTATTGATCTTTTCCCAGCCACTTTGGAAATCTCTTACAATTCTGCATTTTGGATATAGCTATTCGTTTCAGATTGTTTTTCCAACATATTATTGCTGTATGGTTTCGACAAAATGGGGCTGTACGGGCAAGCCATAAGGTCGTATCCATTATCCAATAATGCCTAATAATAACGGAAAATCAGACAGATGAACCAGACCGTTAAGATCCGACTGAACGACGTTAAGACGCTGGCCCATGACATCCTGAAAGGGGCTGGATACGGCGCTGACCACGCCCAGTCCATTGCCGAAATGCTCTACACGTGCCAGCTGGATGATTGTCAGTCGCACGGTCTGTTTCGTCTCTTCATGTGTATCGACACCATTAAGGCAGGCAAAATCGACGGGCAGGCTGAACCGCAGATCACGAATCCCGGTAAGGCGATCATTCGTGCCGACGCCCGTGGGGGAATGTCGTTGTTGGCGATGCAGGCGGCGATGCCAGAGCTGATCGACAAAACCCGCGAATTCGGGGTTGCCGCAATGGCGATTAATCGCTGCTTTCATTTCTCTGCGTTGTGGCCCGAGGTGGAGCGTTTGTCTGCCGCCGGTCTGGCGGCGATAGCGATGGTTCCCAGCCATTCATGGGTGGCCCCGGCAGGCGGCACGCGTGGCACACTTGGGACCAATCCACTTGCGTTCAGTTGGCCGCGTCAGGGAAAAATGCCTTTCACCTTTGATTTCGCAACCAGTGCCTTTGCGCGTGGTGAAATCGAGCTTTACAAGCGTGCGGGCAAGCCGCTGCCAGATGGCGTCGCGATCGACAAAGAGGGCAACCCAACCAACGACCCGGACGCGGCGCTGGGTGGTGCGATGCTGACGTTTGGTGGTTACAAGGGTTCGGCCCTGTCGATTATGATCGAACTGATGGCTGGCCCGATGATCGACGATCTGACCAGTCTGGAAAGTCACGAGTTTGCCGAGGGCAAAGGTGGCGCGCCATATCATGGCGAGATTGTTCTGGCCTTTGATCCCGCACAATTCTCGGGTGGGAAACTGGCGGAAAACGATGCGCGTGCCGAACGTCTTTTTGCGGATATCATAGATCAGGGCGCACGCCTGCCGTCGCAACGTCGCTTTGCCGCGCGCGAGCGGAATCTGCATCGCGGATATGTCGAGATACCTGCCGCGCTTCACGAGGATTTGCTGGCGCTTCTGCCCTGATTGCAGTTGTGCAGTCTCAGCAGGGGTGAGCGCCCATTCAGAACCGAGAGGGTGCGAAAGCGGCGGTTGGCAAACTGAGGCCTTCGCCGGACATCTGCGCGGATACCAGTTCTGCTGTTGCAGCGGATTGCGTCAGTCCCAAATGCCCGTGACCAAAGGCATAGAAAACGTTCGGCGCGCGCGGGGACGGGCCGATCACGGGCAGGCTGTCGGGCATCGAAGGCCGGAACCCCATCCATTGACGGCCGCCATCGGTCTGTAGACCGGGCAGGAACTTTGCGGCCTTTTGCAGCAGGATATCAGCACGCTTGAAGTTGGGCGGAAGTTTCAAACCGCCCAGTTCGACCGCCCCGCCGACCCGCACGCCGCCGTTGATACGCGACACAACAAATCCATGACTGCCAAATGTCAGATGGGTGCGCAGATCAAAAGCGCCCTCGGGCAGCGTGGTATTGTATCCACGCTCGGTTTCCAGCGGGATACGATCCCCCAATGTGCGTGCCAGATGGTGTGACCATGCGCCGGCGGCCACCACCACACGAGAGCTGTGCAAGTCGCCTGTAGCCGTTTTCAGCTTTACGTCATTTTCATCCTGCTTCAGC from Roseovarius pelagicus includes the following:
- a CDS encoding aldehyde dehydrogenase (NADP(+)) gives rise to the protein MTFAPHGKHLIAGNWVDGDARFSSEPASGSAHSFAVGRVGDVDAAAEAAEDAFWSYAYSTREERAAFLNAIADEIEARADAITEIGTQESGLPEMRLNGERGRTTGQLRLFASHILQGGYLDRRHDEALPDRQPLPRSDLRMIQRPIGPVAVFGASNFPLAFSTAGGDTAAALAAGCPVVVKGHSAHPGTSEIVAEAIHAAIQKCGVHPGVFSLIQGGNRQVGSALVQHPLIKAVGFTGSLAGGRALFDLCAARAEPIPFFGELGSVNPMFIFSGALANRGDAIAKGWAGSLTMGAGQFCTNPGIAVVLAGKHADSFAKDATEALSQIDAQTMLTDGIAAAYRDGQNRVASVTGVQELLANSCDNRNAMPYLYATTAKDWLANAELAEEVFGPLGVIVTADTLDQMREVAHSLQGQLTCTVHVDAEDTTDAASFMPILERKAGRVLANGFPTGVEVSDTMVHGGPYPASTNFGATSVGTLSIRRFLRPVCYQDMPEDLLPDDL
- a CDS encoding GntR family transcriptional regulator, which encodes MAGKRSITRQSLPDVITSDIRERILNGDLSEGVTIRQEALAEEYDVSRMPVREALKRLDAEGLVQLTNNQGATVTKHSLDEIGEIFDLRILIEVDLFRRAIPAMTAPHVERCERILEAMELSYDADDVGKWGALNYDYHSALYAAANRGLTNDVLQRINLQSDRYVRMHLSVMKQRDPARQEHRELLELAREGNTEQGCALLTRHISRTKKNLLELMAAKRADDNL
- a CDS encoding Ldh family oxidoreductase, translated to MNQTVKIRLNDVKTLAHDILKGAGYGADHAQSIAEMLYTCQLDDCQSHGLFRLFMCIDTIKAGKIDGQAEPQITNPGKAIIRADARGGMSLLAMQAAMPELIDKTREFGVAAMAINRCFHFSALWPEVERLSAAGLAAIAMVPSHSWVAPAGGTRGTLGTNPLAFSWPRQGKMPFTFDFATSAFARGEIELYKRAGKPLPDGVAIDKEGNPTNDPDAALGGAMLTFGGYKGSALSIMIELMAGPMIDDLTSLESHEFAEGKGGAPYHGEIVLAFDPAQFSGGKLAENDARAERLFADIIDQGARLPSQRRFAARERNLHRGYVEIPAALHEDLLALLP